Part of the Persephonella sp. genome is shown below.
AGGCTAAGCCATGCCTGAAGGAATAATGCAAGGACAGAACTTGCCCGGGGAAGAAAATACACCACAAACGTATTCCACAGAAACACAAAATATTCAGGACACGCAGACACAAGATTTTTCTCATGATGATTTAAATGAATTTGGAAGTTTTCTGAATGAGAAGCAAACTGAAGTTAATCAAGATGAATTACCCTCACAGGAAGAACCTCAGTATTATACTGCAGAAGAACTACAACAACTTTTAGAACAAGGTCAAGAAATAGACCCTAATAGGCTTTCCCCAGAAGCAAAGATTTTATATTCAAAATTCTTAGATACAAAACCACAAGAACCTGAATTTAATGAAACTCTTCAGGAGACAGAATTTAACGAAACAAACCCGCAGGAACCTCAACTCCCAGATGATGTCCAATTGCAATATCAAATAATTCAAGAAGCAACAAATATGGCAAATGAAGCATATAAACAGGTCTTTGGAGAAGAATTTGACAAGCTGACTGCTACTCCTGAACAAGAAGAAATGTATAAAACATTTTTAAACCAAGCCAAACAACAAGTAGAGGAACAAGTAAAAGCACAAATACAGCAACAAAGAATGGCAGAGAATGACGCTAAATTTATCCAATATTATGCTCAGAAAATAGGCAAAGACCCTGCAGAAGCACAAAAAGAATTAGAAAGTCTTTTTAAACCTGTAATTGAACCGTTTTTGAAATATCAGCAAGCAATGATAAATGGTGATTTTGAAACTGCCTATAAAATTTTTGAAGAGTTGAAGGCCAAGCAGGCAAATGTGCAACAGCCAAAGCCACAGCAACCTATAAATACTGTTGAAACCCCCTCTGCTCCACAGATTCCTGTTCAGGAGCAAAAGGACGAATTCCAAGAATTTTTAGAATTTTTAAGTTAAGGAGGAGTGAAAAATGCCAGCAATGAACACAACTTATGAAGTAAAACAGCGTTTCCCTGTTGAAAAGGTAAGGAAGGCTTTAGGGATTAAAAAACTCCCGATTTTAAGTGCTATTTCTTCTATTGGCAAAATTGATACAACAGGTATTGAGTGGTATGAAGATGAAGTAATAGGGCTGTTTACTACTGGGACTGGGACAGGAACAGGCGGAGAAATTACAAACACTGACACAACTATTAATGTAGCTACTGCTGATGTATTTGCTGTTGGTGATATCGTAGAAATTGAAAATGAAAGGGTTCAGGTTACAGGGGTAGATTATGCTGCAAATACTATTACAGTTGTTAGAGGCTTTCAAGGAACTACTGCAGCTACACATCCAGCAAATAGTAAATTGGAAGTTGTTTCTTCGGTAGCAACTGAAGGAAATCTCACAGGTGCTTCAAGAGTTTCTGAACCTGTAAAGCATTCAAATGTTACTCAGGTTTTCCAAGACAACCTATATCTTACTGGTTCCTTAGAAGCTATTTCTCCTGAATGGGCAAAAAGTGAGAAAGCAAGGCAGGTAAGACAAAAAATATTCAGGCTTGACTCTCTTAAAGCTCGTTCTGTCTGGTATGGAATTAGGTTTGACTCTACTTCTGAAAAGAAAAGAACAATGGGTGGTATTAACTTCTATGTAGCGAATAAAGTTGATGCTGGGGGAGTTGCTTTAACTCCTGACATGATAATTGACCAGATAATTGCAATGAATAATGACGGTGTATTTGATATGGGGCTTATGCCCGAAATCTGGATAAATCCCTCTTATCAAAAAATCATAAATAGCTGGTGGGATTCTAAGCTCCTTGTTGAAAGAACTGATGAAAAAGTTGGTAGAAAAGTTCTTAAACTTGTAACTAACCAAGGAGATATAGCGATTAAGTATGACAGGACAATTAAGGAAGGAGACCTGTTCCTCATAGACCCTGCTGAAGTTAAAAAGGCTACTCTTAGACCAGATGGAATGGAAAAATTAGCTAAAACAGATGACGGACAAAAATATCTCTTGCTTGAAGAATTTACTATAAAAGTTGAGTATCCATCTGCTTGGAGAAAACTTGAGAATATTGCAGCACCTTAATTAGATAGGAGGAGATAAAAATGGCACAAAATAAACAAACTCAAGAAAATAAACAAGTAAAAGCTAAAAAAACTCCTGAACTTGTAATAGGAGTTAGAGGCTTTTATCACGATGGAAAATATTATGAAGCAATAAAAAGAAATGGAAAATTTATATTTTCTCATCCTGATGAAGAGGTTATGAAAGCTGCCTCCAAATATAAAGTGAAGGGGTAAACTAACCCCTTCCTTTTTGGAGGTTTAACATGCTTGTAAAAGACCTTTTTCAGCAAATCCGATACGCAATCAATGACCAAGATAAGATAGAGTTTTCAGATGCAGAGTTGCTGAATTATGTTAATCAAGCTCAGGACTATATATCCAATATCGCAATTAACAACGGATTTAAAGGACTTTTAAAAGAGACTGATTTAACTCTGACTAATAGTCAGGCTACACTACCGAGCGACTTTGTTAGAGAGTATAGCGTAACTAATGGAATGTTTATCCTGAAATCAGTTCCTCCAGATGCAGAGGTTGATGAGTTTTCTTATAAAATCATTGGTAGAGATTTATATTCCAAAAACGAAAATCTAAAACTTTACTACTTCTATATGTATCCTGCTTATGTTTCTGTTAATGATGAGTTAGCAATTCCTAACATTTTCTTAAACCTACTTAGAGAGATTGCTACATATTTAGCCCTGAACAGGGTAAACATAAACACAAACTTTGAAGTGCAGCTTGCTCAATTTTTTGAGTCAAGACTGCTTCAGGTGATAAACAATTACGGCAACAGCAACATTGAAAGACCTATGCCGTTTGTGGTGTAAGAGATGAGATATCCTAAAACAAGGTATCAGAGGCTTACTTTAACGGATTTTACAGGTGGGCTTAATACGGAAAGGTCTGATTTTGATATTGCTGACAATGAGTTTAAAGTTTTTCAAAACCTTATATATAAATCCGGAGGACCACGGACAAGAGGTGGTTTTCAGATTGAATACGGTTTTACTGCTACTGTTTTATCTGCACTAAAAAGAGATAACCTGATTTATCTGATATTTGATAACGGGGATTTTGGGGTTTATGATACACAGGCTAAAGTTTATACATCAAAAGGAATTATCACAGACCATATAACAATAATCCCAAAACTTGTATGGTTTGACCCTGCTGTAGTTTTTACTGTTGGTAATAGTGTTTGGGTTTACGATACTTCTACAGAAACTCTTACAAAGACTTCATCTCCAGTGGCAAAAGACCTGCTTGTGAAATACGGTCGGGTTGTGATTGCTTCTGGGGATGAGGTCTGGTTTTCAAGGGTAGGAGATGCAACAGACTGGACACCTGACAGTAATGACCCCTCGGCTGCACAGTATTTTCAAATCGGATATAAAGAAGGTAAGGACATAACTGCTATAAATCACTTTTTAGATGATTTGCTTGTTTTTAAAGAGGATAAGATTTATCAGCTTATAGGTATGTCTTCTGTTAAGTTATTGAACAGTAAGAGAGGGGCTATAAATAACAGCTCTACAATTTCTTTAATGTCTGATGTTTACGCAATTGACAAAAACGGCTTTTATTCTGTTGTAAAAGACAGGTTTGTTGATGTAGTAGCTGGAGATTTAGACCTGAAAGTTAAGAGATTTCTAAAAGACAACATAGATACATCTTTAAGGGTTTTCTATTCACAGACTTTAAGAGCTTTTATTATCAAAGGTTCAAGAGAAACATTGTTATATTTTTACGAGTATGGCTCTTTCGGAACTTTTAAAACAGAGCTTCCGATTGATGTTTTTGTTGATGATGGGGCTTTATATGGGCTGAAGGACAATATCTATCTTTACAAAGAGGATATTCCTTATGACAGTTTTTCAGGCTATATCTACGATGCAAGCCAGGAGATAGCGTCCGATAATGAAAATATTTATCAGGTTAAGAGAATATACTCAGCTCTAAAGTCAAAAAAGTTTACTGCAGGACTAAAGAATACAATCGTAAGGTTTGGATTTGGAATAAAAAACATAAAACAGGAAGGCAGTATTTCTATTACGACAGGTAAAAAAACTGCAAATATAAGCATACAAACAAGCTCCGAATATATTTACGATGCTCAAAGTCAGATAACTGACTCTAACTCTTATATCTTCGGAATGCCTGAAACAATTAATAAACACATACACTCAACACAAGTGGTTGATGAACTTGGTTTTTATGTGTCTTTAGATACACCGGCAACGATTTATCAACTCTTTATTGATTACATTCCTATGGAGGCTTAAGATGGCAGATTGGAATAATCCTAATCCGATTAATACAAATCCCAGTGGTGATACGGTTTATCAGGGGTTTGGAAAGGCAGAGAATAATTTTAATGACTTGTATAGCAAGCTTAATCAAGTAAAAAAGCTCCAGACCGGCACAACTGCACCGTCAAATCCTGCTGTTGGTGAATTATGGTTTGATGAGAACACTGGGATACTAAAAAGATACGACGGAACAAACTGGGTTGAGATAGCAAGAGTAGGCAGAGATGCACTAACATTAGAGGGATTAAGGGCTTATCAATTTCTGAGAAGTGATGTTCCTACTCAGCTAAATACAGACAGCAATTGGTTCCCTTTTATTATAAATTCTACTTCACCTGATCCAAACGCCCCAGATAGTATTGGTCTTTCAATCTATCCTGAAAAGGATCAATCCAGAAGGGTAGAGTATTCATCCAAAAAAGACGGGAACTTTAGAATTTATTTATCAGCATATAATGGAAACTTTTTAGAATCTGATTTCGCGGGGCAAAATCTTTTCGTGGCAGGGAAGAAAATCTGGCACGAAGGGAATGACGGAGCTGGAAGCGGTTTAGATGCAGATTTAGTCAGAGGTCTTCCTGCCGATTTTTCAAGTTCGAATAATCCAAATGGGTATCAGAAACTACCAAGCGGGGTAATCATTCAATGGGGAACATTTTCACTCGATGGAGGACCATTTACAGGACATTTCCCAATAGCATTCCCTAATGCCTGTGTATCTGTAGTTGCAACTGATGTAGGAAATGGAGTTCATTCGCTTGGGATTAGCCCTAATGACAATGCTACATTTTCGGCGTGGGCTTCAGCATATCCAACGACTGCAAGATATATAGCAATAGGCTACTAAAGGAGGTTTTTAAATGAAATACGCAGTATTTGATAAAAAAGGGTTTCCAAGAGCTTTTTATGATGATGAAATACACGAAACAATTCCTCAAAACGCTGTCAAAATCACCGAACAACAATGGCTGGAGTTTATTAACAATCAAGGCAAAAGAAAATGGAATTTCAATAAAAATGATGTTGTAGTGTATGAACCTCCTCCACCTACACCTGAAGAGTTGAAGGCTAAAATACAAGGACAACTTACTCAACTTGAAGAAGATAGGTTGAAACTAATACTAAAAAAGTCAGGCTATAACGAGGTTGATATTCTCTTCTATGCAAATCAAGGCGACAGTGAAGCAAAAGGCATTTTGGATTGGTACTCCACATACGACACTCTTATATGGAATTGGATAGATCAGATACTTCCTGTTATAAAAGACTTACAAAGCGTTGACGTGAAAGCTGTTGAAGAAGATTTGTTTAACCAATCAGTAAAAACAAATCCACTTCCTTAAAGGAGAATGAAAATGGGATTATTCGGTGGTTTATTTAAAGGTATAGGAAAGGCATTATTTGGCAGTTCTGATAAAATCAAATGGGCAGACCCAAGAAGAATGATAGCTCCTGCAAGTCCACAGGAAAAAGGGTTACTTGATAGTTTATATCCCTATGCCAAATCAAGTTTAAGCAGAGCTAACACCCTTGGGAATTTGGCTTGGAATAGCGGGTTATTAGGTCAGGCTTTAAATAATCATAGATGGTTGTTTGGACAAACATTAGGGACTTTTAATAATACACTTGGGCAATTGAACCGAATTAGTCATGGAGAATTGCCTGCTTCATATAAAAGAGCTGTCAATTCTATGTTCAAAACACAATTTGGAGACATACTTAATCAAACGGCTAAAAGAGGAATAGTTAACAGTTCTATAACCCAAAGAGCAATAAATGATGCACTACAAAAAGCAGTTGATACCGAAGTTAAATATTTACCATTAGCAGCCGAACTTGCCAAGCAACCTCTTGGAGTTGCCATGTCTAAATATAATTTTGGTATTTCTCAACTCCTTGGATTATTCGGCAGCATGAGAGAATTTGAAAAAGATTATCTGTCGTATCCTGCAAATCTCTGGAATACAATGATGACAGCAAGACATGGTGTTGTTGCACAACCTATAGTGAAGAAAGGTAAACCAGGGCTACTTGGGGCGCTTGGAACTTTAGGTGGAGCTGCTGTTGGAGCTTACTTTGGTGGACCTGTAGGTGCACTTATGGGTGCGCAAACAGGAGGTCTTTTAGGAAATAGCATAGCAACAACATTCAGATAAGGAGAAATGCGATGATAATACTTGGAGACCCAAGAGCTGAGCAAATAAGATTATTTCAGACTGGATTGCTTAATAGTCTTGGATTATTGGCATCTCAGCAACTTAAAAGCGATTTATTACGACAGCAATATGAAAATCAAATAAACAGAGCAAAAGAATTAGCTAAATTCAAGCTTGATCTTGAAAACGAGCAAAGGAAAAAACTTGTTAGGGAATTACTTGGACAACAGCAGGCAGAAGTAATAAACCTTGACCAAACTTTGAATCCCGGAAATATTCAGCAAGACATAAATACAGCCTTTAACAATGCAAGACAACAGGGGCTTTTATTCGGAGCACCGGGAGGCAGTCTAATAGACAGGGCAATGCAGAATTTACCACAGTTAAACCTGCCTAAACCTCGGATTAAAACCCAGTATAAAGGTGGGGTTTTGTCTGAATATGCCAATAAAGACCCCTTTATAGCAAGCAGTATAAAAGCTCAAATATACGGAATCAATTTGCCGAAAGTAGAGAAGCCTAAACCAAAGGTGATAAAAACAGATTTCGTAGATTTAGGAGATAAAAAAGTTGCGGTTGCGGTAATTCAAAATCCTGACGGCACTATCAAGTGGACTTATGACAAGGAAATGGTTAAAGGGATGTCTCCAAAAGAAAGAACTAACTTTAGAATAAGGCTCAGAGAATTAAAAGAGAAACATAGACATAATCTTGCTATTGAAAATATAGAGAAGCAAAAATTGTTTAAGCAGAACAAAGAAATAAATCTTTCAACCGGGCAGTTAATAAGAGTCTTAGACCAGTTCTCCAAAAAAACTTCGGCTGACATATTCGGAAACAAAGTTGAAATTCCAAGAAACGCCACATATCAGGATTTGAAAAAGGCTTTTTCAGGTAAAGATATTTATATAACTACAAAAAATGGAGACAAATATAAAGTTATTGGCATTATTGACAATAAACCATTGATAAACATAAATGGGCAGGGTTACAGGGTAGTAACAGAAAGAAATGGAGAACCGGCAGTTGAGATTAATGTGAAAGGCAAAGTTATAGTTGTCCCAATATCAAAGATAGAAAAATTAAAACAAAGATATCAGTTAAACTCTACAGTAGAAAATTTCACATATAATCCACAAGTTGGTTATAAAACAGCAGAAGATTATTTATCAAAATTCGGGAGTAAATAATGGAAATGGAGAAAGTAACTCCAGATAAAGTTTTAAAAGACCCCGATTTTTATCAGCTTCCAGAATTTGAAAGGATTAAAGTATTAGAAAAAATAGACCCAGATTTTAAAACCTTACCAAAAGAAGAAAAGTTAAAGGTTGTTACAGCTTTTGCAGATAAAAGTAAAGATGAATTGCAAAGTTTATTTGTAAAAGAAGCCCCAATCTATGAAAAAGCCTGGAGACAGTTTGCACACGGAAGTGGTCAGCTTGTAGAGACAATAGGAGAATTGTTTGATAAAGTATCTAAAGGAATTACCTATGACCCATTAATGCAATTTTATACACATAGGGTTGCGGAGGATATCAAGCAGATAGGGAATGAAACAAAGAACTACTGGAAAGCCGATGAATATCAGAATAAATTCCACGGTCTTGGTGGAGAAATAGTTAATGCTTTAATCAGGGAAACTCCGTCTTTAATTGCTTTTAATCCTGGTATGAAAGCAACAGGCAGTCTGGCAATGTCTGCTCTGTCTCCTAAATCAAGGGTTGCAAAATCCGTGGTTGAGTCTCTTGGAACCGGAGCAGGATATACAGCTGTGAACCTGGCAGGTAGAGAAAATTATGATTTAAAAGACGCCGGGATAGATTCTCTCATTGATTTTGGAGTAGGGGTTGCAAGCCCCCATGTAGCAAGGATAGTTAAAGCAGGGGCAAAAAAAGTATCTCCATTTATTGACGATATCCTCTCAGAGTTGAAATCTGTTTTTAAGACAGTTAGAAAAACCAAAAACAAAGAAGCTACTGTAAAAGTAGCTGAATCTTATAAAGCTGCTAAAAATGGGGATAATCAAAAACTCTTAGAATCAACCGATGAACTCTTAAACATGGATAACTTACCTGAAGAAGCAAAGAAACAAATTAAAAGTATTCAAAAGAAAATAAAAGCTACAGAAGACCTACCAGAACCGGTTAAAGAAGTTGGAGCAGAGTCAACAGATGCTTATGTGGATTTGAAATTAGATGAGATAAAACCGGCAAAAATTAACACTCCACTTTTAAAAGGCAGTGATGTAAAAGAAGCATGGGATTATTTTGAAAATAATATCTTAGGAAAAGAGTTTACATCTCCTATTGGGCATAAAATAAAACTCAAAGAAGGCCACTTCTTTAGATTAATAGCAGGTTCAGGGAATAAAAGCCAAAAGAAAGGATTTATAGCTAAAGCTAATTCTCCACAAGAAGCTATCCAGCTAATAAAAGAAGGGAAGGTAAAACCTGAAGATGTTTTTGGATTTGAAAAAACAAGAGCTAAATATTTACCTTTAATCCCTGATATTATAGAAAATCCGCAGATGATATTAAAACAAGGCAAAGATAAATATTACTACTTTAAAACATATAAAACGAATGGTGAAATTGGGCTATTAGGAATTTTCATTGATTTTAAAGAAGGAGGAGTAAATATTGTCTCTTTCCATCCTAAAAATATTAAAAGTTTCTTAAAAAAAGCAAAAAAGAAAAATTATGAATTAATTTGGCCATCTACCCGTTACCCTGCACCGGGTAGACTGTCTGCCAACGGTCAAATGGAGGCAGGGACTCCTCCCGTTGACAGCGCCAATAATAATA
Proteins encoded:
- a CDS encoding DUF5309 family protein, translating into MPAMNTTYEVKQRFPVEKVRKALGIKKLPILSAISSIGKIDTTGIEWYEDEVIGLFTTGTGTGTGGEITNTDTTINVATADVFAVGDIVEIENERVQVTGVDYAANTITVVRGFQGTTAATHPANSKLEVVSSVATEGNLTGASRVSEPVKHSNVTQVFQDNLYLTGSLEAISPEWAKSEKARQVRQKIFRLDSLKARSVWYGIRFDSTSEKKRTMGGINFYVANKVDAGGVALTPDMIIDQIIAMNNDGVFDMGLMPEIWINPSYQKIINSWWDSKLLVERTDEKVGRKVLKLVTNQGDIAIKYDRTIKEGDLFLIDPAEVKKATLRPDGMEKLAKTDDGQKYLLLEEFTIKVEYPSAWRKLENIAAP